One part of the Dasypus novemcinctus isolate mDasNov1 chromosome 27, mDasNov1.1.hap2, whole genome shotgun sequence genome encodes these proteins:
- the NLRX1 gene encoding NLR family member X1 gives MRWGRHLPRASWSSGLGKALQPADERAPFLIHWSWPLKREGPLGPSRAFIRHRGSSAGSASPSARQGQLFRSTSAAEAIQRHRWNLAEWFSRLPREERQFGPTFALDTVHVDPVIRESTPDELLRPPAELALEHQPPPARLPPLALSQLFDPDACGRRVHTVVLYGTVGTGKSTLVRKMVLDWCHGRLPAFELLVPFSCEDLSSLGPTPASLRQLVAQRYTPLKEVLPLMAGAGSRLLFVLHGLEHLNLSFRLADTGLCSDPEERQAPAAIVVNLLRKYMLPKASILVTTRPSAIGRIPSKYVGRYGEICGFSDTNLQKLYFQLRLNQQDCGHGAGGTGVSATPAQRDSLVQMLSRNLEGHHQIAAACFLPSYCWLVCATLHFLHAPTPPGQTLTSIYTSFLRLNFSGEMLDSTDPSKLTLMAYAARTMGKLAYDGVSSRKTYFSEEDVRGCLEAGIKTEEEFQLLHVFRRDALRFFLAPCVEPGHRGAFVFTAPAMQEYLAALYIVLGLRKTTLQRVGKEVTELVGRVGEDVSLVLGIVAKLLPLRALPLLFNLLKVVPRVFGRVVGKSREAVAQAMVLEMFREEDYYNDDVLDQMGASILGVEGPRRHPDEPPEDEVFELFPMFMGGLLSAHNRAMLAQLGCPIKNLDALENAQAIRKKLGTLGRQVLPPSELLDHLFFHYEFQNQRFSAEVLSSLRQLNLAGVRMTPLKCTVVAAVLGSGGHALEEVNLASCQLDPAGLHTLMPVFLRARKLGLQLNSLGPEACKDLRDLLLHDQCQITTLRLSNNPLTAEGVALLVEGLAGNTSLTHLSLLHTGLGDAGLELLAAQLARNRQLQELNVAYNGAGNRAALALAKAAREHPSLELLHLYFNELSSEGRQALRDLAGTAEGGARVVASLTEGTAVSEYWSVILSEVQRNLNSWDRARVRRHLELLLRDLEDSRGATLNPWRKAQLLRVEGEVKALLEQLGGPGS, from the exons ATGAGGTGGGGCCGCCAtttgcccagggcctcttggagCTCTGGTCTGGGAAAAGCACTCCAGCCAGCAG ATGAACGCGCTCCCTTCCTGATCCACTGGAGTTGGCCCCTGAAAAGGGAAGGTCCCCTTGGGCCCTCTAG GGCCTTTATACGCCACCGTGGAAGCTCGGCGGGCAGTGCTTCGCCATCAGCGAGGCAAGGACAGCTGTTCCGGAGCACCTCTGCAGCTG AAGCTATCCAGCGGCACCGCTGGAACCTGGCCGAGTGGTTCAGCCGGCTGCCCAGGGAGGAGCGCCAGTTTGGCCCCACGTTCGCGCTCGACACGGTGCACGTGGACCCTGTGATCCGCGAAAGCACCCCTGATGAGCTGCTTCGCCCACCCGCGGAGCTGGCCCTGGAGCACCAGCCGCCCCCCGCCCGGCTCCCGCCGCTGGCCCTGTCTCAGCTCTTCGACCCGGACGCGTGCGGGCGCCGGGTGCACACCGTGGTGCTCTACGGGACGGTGGGCACAGGCAAGAGCACACTGGTGCGCAAGATGGTCCTGGACTGGTGTCACGGGCGGCTGCCAGCCTTCGAGCTGCTCGTCCCCTTCTCCTGCGAGGACCTGTCGtccctgggccccaccccagcctccttgCGCCAGCTCGTGGCCCAGCGCTACACGCCCCTGAAAGAGGTCCTGCCCCTGATGGCCGGCGCCGGGTCCCGCCTGCTCTTTGTGCTCCACGGCTTGGAGCATCTCAACCTCAGCTTCCGGCTGGCGGACACGGGGCTTTGCAGCGACCCTGAGGAGCGGCAGGCGCCGGCTGCCATTGTCGTCAACCTGCTGCGCAAATACATGCTGCCCAAG GCTAGCATCCTGGTGACCACCCGGCCCTCCGCTATCGGCCGCATCCCCAGCAAGTACGTGGGCCGCTATGGCGAGATCTGCGGCTTCTCTGATACCAACCTGCAGAAGCTCTACTTCCAGCTGCGCCTCAACCAGCAGGACTGCGGGCACGGCGCCGGGGGCACAGGTGTCTCGGCCACCCCGGCCCAGCGTGACAGCCTGGTGCAGATGCTCTCCCGGAACCTGGAGGGGCACCACCAGATCGCCGCCGCCTGCTTCCTGCCGTCCTACTGTTGGCTCGTCTGTGCCACCTTACACTTCCTGCACGCCCCCACGCCTCCCGGCCAGACGCTCACGAGCATCTACACCAGCTTCCTGCGCCTCAACTTCAGCGGGGAGATGCTGGACAGCACCGACCCTTCCAAGCTCACCCTGATGGCCTACGCAGCCCGAACTATGGGCAAGCTGGCCTACGACGGGGTGTCCTCGCGCAAGACCTACTTCTCGGAAGAGGATGTCCGTGGCTGCCTGGAGGCCGGCATCAAGACggaggaggagttccagctgctgCACGTCTTCCGCCGGGACGCCCTGCGGTTCTTCCTGGCCCCGTGCGTGGAGCCCGGGCACCGGGGCGCCTTCGTGTTCACTGCGCCTGCCATGCAGGAATACCTGGCCGCCCTCTACATCGTGCTGGGGCTGCGGAAGACCACGCTGCAGCGCGTGGGCAAGGAAGTGACCGAGCTCGTGGGCCGCGTGGGGGAGGACGTCAGCCTGGTGCTGGGCATCgtggccaagctgctgcccctgCGGGCTCTGCCTCTGCTCTTCAACCTGCTCAAG GTGGTACCACGAGTGTTTGGGCGAGTGGTGGGGAAGAGCCGGGAGGCGGTGGCCCAGGCCATGGTGCTGGAGATGTTCCGGGAGGAGGACTACTACAACGACGACGTCCTGGACCAGATGGGTGCCAGTATCCTGGGCGTGGAGGGCCCACGGCGCCACCCGGACGAGCCCCCCGAGGACGAAGTCTTCGAGCTCTTCCCCATGTTCATGGGGGGGCTCCTGTCCGCCCACAACCGGGCCATGCTGGCCCAGCTCGGCTGCCCCATCAAGAACCTGGATGCCCTGGAGAACGCCCAGGCcatcaggaagaagctgggcacGCTGGGCCGCCAGGTGCTGCCCCCCTCGGAGCTCCTCGACCACCTCTTTTTCCACTACGAGTTCCAGAACCAGCGCTTCTCTGCCGAGGTGCTCAGCTCCCTGCGCCAGCTCAACCTGGCGGGCGTCCGCATGACGCCCCTCAAGTGCACCGTGGTGGCCGCCGTGCTGGGCAGCGGAGGGCATGCCCTGGAGGAGGTGAACTTGGCCTCCTGCCAGCTGGACCCTGCTGGTCTGCACACCCTCATGCCTGTCTTCCTGCGTGCCCGGAAGCTGGG TCTGCAACTCAACAGCCTGGGCCCTGAGGCCTGCAAGGACCTCCGAGACTTGCTGCTGCATGACCAGTGCCAAATTACCACCCTGCG GCTCTCCAACAACCCGCTGACGGCCGAGGGCGTGGCCCTGCTGGTGGAGGGGCTGGCGGGGAACACCTCGCTGACTCACCTGTCCCTGCTGCACACGGGCCTCGGGGACGCGGGCCTGGAGCTGCTGGCTGCCCAGCTGGCCCGCAACCGGCAGCTGCAGGAGCTGAACGTGGCCTACAACGGCGCCGGCAACAGGGCGGCCCTGGCTCTGGCCAAGGCTGCCCGGGAACACCCTTCCCTGGAGCTGCTGCA CCTCTACTTCAATGAGCTGAGTTCCGAGGGCCGCCAGGCTCTGCGGGACTTGGCGGGCACAGCTGAAGGTGGTGCCCGGGTCGTGGCGTCGCTGACGGAGGGGACCGCGGTGTCCGAGTACTGGTCGGTGATCCTCAGCGAAGTCCAGCGGAACCTCAACAGCTGGGACCGGGCCCGGGTCCGGCGCCACCTGGAGCTCCTGCTGCGGGATCTGGAAGACAGCCGGGGCGCCACCCTTAACCCCTGGCGCAAAGCGCAGCTGCTGCGGGTGGAGGGCGAGGTCAAGGCCCTCCTGGAGCAGCTGGGAGGCCCAGGAAGCTGA
- the NHERF4 gene encoding Na(+)/H(+) exchange regulatory cofactor NHE-RF4: METAADLRDTASSTLKFEFNPKLGIDNPVLSLAEDHDLSDPWSPGRPRFCLLSKGDGRTFGFHLQQERGGAGHVVCGVEPGTSAQHQGLQEGDRILGVNSHAVEHEDYVAVVRRIRASGPRVLLTVCARHVHDVARAQRGSPARHCPTLGPGVRPRLCHIVKDEGGFGFSVTHGEQGLFWLVLSTGGAAERAGVPPGARLLEMNGVSVEKFTHRQLNRQLWQSGEQVTLLVAGPDVEEQCRQLGMPLAAPLAEGWALPARPRCLHLEKGPQGFGFLLREEKGLGGRLGQFLWDVDPGLPAEKAGMQAGDRLVAVAGESVEGLGHAETVSRIRAQGSCVSLVVIDPKADRFFSMVRLSPLLFLENTEASASPQDTFLAPLVEARDPAAEDPAVPSVLSGPRQCFLHPGPGGGYGFRLSCVAGGPNLLISQVTPGSSAARAGLRVGDVILEVNGNAVGGENDPERLQQLAEAEPPLCLKLAARSQQAWETWIPLESGEDWAPASDLL; this comes from the exons ATGGAGACAGCTGCAG ATCTTCGGGACACGGCCTCCTCGACTCT GAAGTTCGAGTTTAACCCAAAGCTGGGTATTGATAATCCTGTCCTCTCCTTGGCCGAAGACCATGACCTCTCTG aTCCCTGGAGCCCAGGGCGGCCTCGCTTCTGTCTGCTGAGCAAAGGGGACGGCAGGACTTTCGGCTTCCACCTGCAGCAggagcggggcggggcgggccacGTGGTGTGCGGGGTGGAGCCCGGCACCTCGGCCCAGCACCAGGGACTTCAGGAAGGGGACCGCATCCTGGGGGTGAACAGCCATGCCGTGGAGCACGAGGACTACGTGGCG GTGGTCCGCCGCATCCGGGCCAGCGGGCCCCGCGTGCTGCTGACGGTTTGCGCACGGCACGTGCATGACGTGGCCCGAGCTCAGCGGGGGAGCCCTGCCCGCCACTGTCCTACCCTCGGCCCCGGGGTCCGGCCCCGGCTGTGCCACATAGTGAAAGATGAGGGTGGCTTTGGCTTCAGTGTCACCCACG GAGAGCAGGGTCTTTTCTGGTTGGTGCTGAGTACTGGGGGGGCCGCCGAGCGGGCGGGCGTGCCTCCCGGGGCCCGCCTGCTGGAAATGAATGGGGTCAGCGTGGAGAAGTTCACCCACCGCCAACTCAACAGGCAG CTCTGGCAGAGTGGAGAGCAGGTGACTCTGCTGGTGGCGGGGCCAGACGTGGAGGAACAGTGCCGCCAGCTGGGAATGCCCCTGGCTGCCCCCCTGGCAGAGGGCTGGGCACTGCCTGCCAGGCCCCGCTGCCTGCACCTGGAGAAGGGGCCCCAGGGCTTCGGGTTCCTGCTCCGGGAGGAGAAGGGCCTTGGCGGTCGCCTCG GGCAGTTCCTGTGGGACGTGGACCCAGGACTGCCAGCGGAGAAGGCCGGGATGCAGGCTGGGGACCGGCTGGTGGCTGTGGCTGGGGAGAGCGTGGAGGGGCTGGGCCATGCGGAAACGGTGTCCAGGATCCGGGCGCAGGGCTCCTGTGTGTCCCTTGTCGTCATCGACCCTAAGGCTGACCGCTTCTTCAGCATG GTTCGCCTCTCCCCGCTCCTCTTTTTGGAGAACACAGAGGCTTCTGCCTCTCCCCAGGACACCTTCTTGGCCCCTCTGGTTGAGGCCAGGGACCCAGCAGCTGAAGACCCAGCTGTGCCTTCTGTCCTTTCTGGCCCTCGCCAGTGCTTCCTCCACCCTGGACCTGGCGGTGGCTACGGCTTCCGACTCAGCTGTGTGGCCGGTGGCCCTAATCTCCTCATTTCCCAG GTGACCCCTGGAAGCTCAGCTGCCCGGGCAGGGCTGCGAGTGGGGGATGTGATTCTGGAGGTGAACGGGAACGCTGTGGGTGGAGAAAATGACCCGGAAAGGCTTCAGCAGCTGGCCGAGGCTGAGCCACCCCTCTGCCTGAAGCTGGCGGCCAGGTCTCAGCAGGCCTGGGAAACCTGGATTCCTCTAGAGTCTGGAGAG GACTGGGCTCCGGCCTCCGATCTGCTGTAG
- the DRC12 gene encoding dynein regulatory complex protein 12: protein MPPKTKAKGVKAGTQKKKKNLGADVEAESKHRLAVLEKELLRDHLALRRDEARQAKASEDRLRQRLQGLEAELERAQSEGKAVYAEMSRQYRALQEDSETRRRQLEDEARGLQERLEKCQREAAAAQGEAAQALRERDQSLAQLQAHVADMEAKYEEILHGSLDRLLAKLRATQPQWDGAVLRLHARYKEQLRQFGLNPLDL from the exons ATGCCACCCAAGACCAAAGCAAAAGGGGTGAAAGCtgggacacagaagaagaaaaagaatttggGTGCTG ATGTGGAAGCCGAGTCCAAGCACAGGCTGGCAGTGCTGGAGAAGGAGTTGCTCCGAGACCACCTGG CTCTGCGGAGGGATGAGGCCCGCCAAGCCAAGGCCTCTGAAGACCGGCTGAGGCAAAGGTTGCAAGGGTTGGAGGCTGAACTGGAGAGAGCCCAAAGTGAAGGGAAGGCTGTATATGCAG AAATGAGTCGCCAGTACCGGGCCCTGCAGGAGGATTCCGAGACCCGCCGCAGGCAGCTGGAGGACGAAGCGCGGGGCCTTCAGGAGCGGCTCG AGAAATGCCAGAGGGAAGCTGCCGCTGCCCAGGGAGAGGCTGCACAGGCCCTCCGAGAGCGGGACCAGAGCCTGGCTCAGCTTCAAGCCCACGTGGCAGACATGGAGGCCAAGTATGAGGAAATCTTACAC GGCAGCCTGGACCGGCTCCTGGCCAAGCTGAGAGCCACCCAGCCTCAGTGGGATGGGGCTGTGTTGAGACTCCACGCCAGATACAAGGAACAACTGCGCCAATTTGGACTCAACCCCCTGGATCTCTGA